The proteins below come from a single Marinobacter bohaiensis genomic window:
- the lptF gene encoding LPS export ABC transporter permease LptF has translation MGIIFRYLTRQVIVSMLAVSGVLLLVFMSGRFIKYLADAAAGELAGDVLFAIMGYRFPGFLELILPLGLFIGILLAYGRMYLDSEMSVLFACGVSDRQVLAQTMVASVVVMIIVGAMSLYVSPWGMQKVQDIINQQRQATEFELLSPGRFQSLSSGDRVTYVEGLTSDRKELVGVFIAEFAEDGSGLTMTTAESGSQYVDENTGSRFLVLEDGQRFEGNPGQLDYKVTSFDAYGLKITGPESYRKKSDEEALSTLELMNSDDPELRALFHWRLSLPLIVPIVTLLAVRLSRVNPRQGRFFHLLPAMMIYIVYLGLLIVARDALAKQQVPEWLGLTWVHVIFLCIALWLQFGPDWLRKRRLQKEGAAHA, from the coding sequence TTGGGCATCATCTTCCGCTACCTGACCCGCCAGGTCATCGTCAGTATGCTGGCGGTTTCCGGGGTCCTGCTGCTTGTGTTCATGAGTGGCCGCTTTATTAAGTACCTGGCCGACGCCGCCGCCGGCGAGCTGGCCGGCGACGTGCTGTTCGCCATCATGGGCTACCGTTTTCCCGGATTCCTGGAGCTGATCCTTCCGCTGGGGCTGTTCATCGGCATCCTGCTGGCGTACGGCCGTATGTATCTCGACAGTGAGATGAGCGTGCTGTTTGCCTGTGGCGTCAGTGATCGCCAGGTGCTGGCCCAGACCATGGTGGCCAGCGTGGTGGTGATGATCATCGTGGGCGCCATGAGTCTCTACGTTTCCCCCTGGGGCATGCAGAAGGTGCAGGACATCATCAACCAGCAGCGCCAGGCGACCGAATTCGAGCTCCTGTCACCGGGTCGCTTCCAGAGCCTGTCGTCCGGTGACCGGGTGACCTACGTCGAAGGGCTGACCAGCGACCGCAAGGAGCTGGTCGGCGTGTTCATTGCCGAGTTTGCCGAGGACGGTTCCGGGCTCACCATGACCACTGCGGAATCCGGTTCCCAGTACGTGGACGAGAACACCGGTAGCCGCTTCCTGGTGCTGGAGGACGGGCAGCGTTTCGAGGGTAACCCCGGGCAACTTGATTACAAGGTGACGTCCTTCGACGCCTACGGCCTCAAGATCACCGGGCCGGAGTCCTACCGCAAGAAGAGTGACGAGGAAGCCCTCTCCACGCTTGAGCTGATGAACTCGGACGATCCGGAGTTGCGTGCGCTGTTTCACTGGCGCCTGTCGCTGCCATTGATCGTGCCCATCGTGACCTTGCTGGCGGTTCGGCTCAGTCGGGTCAATCCCCGACAGGGGCGCTTCTTCCATCTGTTGCCGGCCATGATGATCTACATAGTGTACCTGGGGCTGCTGATCGTGGCGCGGGATGCCCTGGCCAAGCAGCAGGTGCCCGAGTGGCTGGGACTGACCTGGGTGCACGTGATCTTCCTGTGTATTGCCCTGTGGCTGCAGTTCGGTCCCGACTGGCTGCGTAAGCGGCGCCTGCAGAAAGAGGGGGCCGCCCATGCGTAA
- a CDS encoding leucyl aminopeptidase, producing MKYTLNSKSLTDIKADCLVVSVPEKGDWPASTSAADAALNGQIKDLQKNGDISGKAGSNLMLPLKEQPWKRLLVVGSGSDAPQDPLGFRKLLNTAFAKLQDSPAKHALVALADNEVRDRDEAWRVSLIARVCEEQQYRFGEFKSSKTTAPALNRVSVTASANNKALKAALATGEAVGHGMNFTRDLGNTPPNVCHPTWLAEQATNLAKEHDVIKTEILDEKQMKKLGMNSLLSVSAGSDQPAKLIVMEYRGGKAKEKPHVLVGKGITFDSGGISLKPGEGMDEMKYDMGGAAGVFGAMRAIAEIKPAINVVAIVAAAENMPGGGATRPGDIVTSMSGQTIEILNTDAEGRLVLCDALTYAGKYNPATVVDLATLTGACIIALGKETTGLFSNDDELAQRLLQSGQTTGDRAWQLPIWDAYQAQLDSNFADMQNIGGRPAGSITAACFLSRFTKQYRWAHLDIAGTAWLSGKEKGATGRPVPLLVDYLLSNVD from the coding sequence ATGAAATACACCCTGAACAGCAAATCCCTGACCGACATCAAAGCCGACTGCCTGGTCGTGTCCGTTCCCGAGAAAGGCGACTGGCCGGCCTCCACCTCCGCCGCCGACGCGGCTCTCAATGGCCAGATCAAGGATTTGCAGAAGAACGGGGATATCTCTGGCAAAGCGGGCAGCAACCTGATGCTGCCGCTCAAGGAGCAGCCCTGGAAACGCCTCCTGGTCGTCGGCAGCGGCAGCGATGCTCCCCAGGACCCACTGGGCTTCCGCAAGCTGCTGAACACAGCGTTTGCCAAGCTGCAGGACTCCCCCGCCAAACACGCCCTGGTCGCCCTGGCGGACAATGAGGTCCGGGACCGCGACGAAGCCTGGCGCGTCAGCCTGATCGCCCGTGTCTGCGAGGAACAGCAATACCGATTCGGTGAGTTCAAGAGCAGCAAGACCACCGCGCCGGCGCTGAACCGGGTTTCCGTGACGGCCTCGGCCAACAACAAAGCCCTCAAGGCCGCGCTGGCCACCGGCGAAGCCGTCGGCCACGGCATGAACTTTACCCGCGATCTGGGCAACACCCCGCCCAACGTCTGCCACCCGACCTGGCTGGCGGAACAGGCGACGAACCTCGCCAAGGAACACGACGTCATCAAGACCGAGATCCTCGACGAGAAGCAGATGAAGAAGCTGGGCATGAACAGCCTGCTGTCCGTTTCCGCCGGCAGCGACCAGCCGGCCAAGCTGATCGTGATGGAATACCGCGGCGGCAAGGCCAAGGAGAAGCCGCACGTACTGGTAGGCAAAGGCATCACCTTTGACTCCGGCGGCATCAGCCTCAAGCCCGGCGAAGGCATGGACGAGATGAAATACGACATGGGCGGGGCCGCCGGTGTCTTTGGGGCCATGCGTGCGATTGCCGAGATCAAGCCGGCCATCAACGTGGTGGCCATCGTGGCGGCCGCAGAGAACATGCCGGGGGGCGGCGCGACCCGTCCGGGCGACATCGTTACCTCCATGTCCGGCCAGACCATCGAAATCCTCAACACCGACGCCGAGGGCCGCCTGGTACTGTGCGACGCCCTGACCTATGCCGGCAAGTACAACCCGGCAACCGTGGTCGACCTGGCCACCCTGACCGGCGCCTGCATCATCGCCCTGGGCAAGGAAACCACTGGCCTGTTCAGCAACGACGACGAACTGGCGCAGCGCCTGCTGCAATCCGGCCAGACCACCGGTGACCGAGCGTGGCAGCTGCCCATCTGGGACGCTTACCAGGCGCAGCTGGACAGCAACTTCGCCGACATGCAGAACATCGGCGGACGCCCGGCCGGCTCCATCACCGCGGCGTGCTTCCTGTCGCGCTTCACCAAGCAGTACCGCTGGGCGCACCTGGACATCGCCGGAACGGCCTGGCTGTCCGGCAAGGAGAAAGGCGCCACCGGTCGTCCGGTGCCGCTGCTGGTCGACTACCTGCTGTCCAATGTCGACTGA